From Daucus carota subsp. sativus chromosome 6, DH1 v3.0, whole genome shotgun sequence:
GGTTGACTTTAGTCAAAACCTGCGACATACAAGTTTTGTACTTAGAGATTTTCTCTAAGTTACAATAACTAATATATGtatagcgcaaggtttgactaagtcaaaacctgcgcttgaTCTCCTCTCCGGATTCTACCAAGTGAAGCACACTCTGATCCACTGTATgagcgcaatgtttgaccaatcacaggcgcaaactttgacttgcaTATTGGCGCAACTTCAGGTCAAACCTGAAGTCAAgggagagataacagtggaaGCCATCCACTGTGTTGGCGCAACTTTACTCTTACTTAGATTTTTTCTAAGTATAAGTGATGCTTGACTCagtcaagcgcaacatttgacttagtcaaatgttgcgcctctgactTACTATTCCTGGCGCAACTTTGAGTTTCTCTTTGAGATAGATTTATTTTggacaattcaatttaactacagttaaattgaattcgtccaggacgaactcaagtcgtccaggacgaactcgttaaccatggttaaatgttgagaagcctataaatagagctttgtgttttcatttgaaaacaactacacactttgtaagtgcacacactatacacattctcgagagttaaattagaagatcattTTTATCGAgaatttgtaatagagtgattgtaatctctgcagccgacacttgtgttggaatttgtagcacccgaggattatttctaatacaagaatattccccgacttgctggagttatttatttacgattgatttaacatggactgaaacagaattatccgcaattaaattaaatcgaagaaattggtacgacgtattcaaccccccccttctacgtctgattggacctaacaaaagATATTATGACTGATGATGGTGTTCAATAAACTCTAACACTCATGTGGAAAGTCAATTAACAGCTATAATGTTCTAAAAATTGAATTTGGATTAACTTGGTAAGCCTATCGAGTAATGAGTACCcatattaattgaaaaatatttatttaaaaagtttagatatatttataaattgattttagagATTAATTCagtaatatgtgtgtgtgtgtatcataTGATGAATTGCAGTTTacgttataatattatataaattttacaaatgtTAGATAATTATGTTATTATGTAAGATTTTTTCCGTTTTGTACatgttctttattttttaatttaatgtatAATGCAAGTTggcttgattttattttattttggtaAACGAGTGCTACacattgtaaaatttaataCCAAAAAAAGAGAATTTACAACGAGAGGACTCCTCTCAAATTAAAATCTCGAAGAGCGCATTTCAAAGAGGGAACATCAAtagaaactaaaataataaaatgacaAAATCTCCAACGAGCAAAAGAAGCTTTTAACTCGAGTTATGTTGAGGTTTATTTGAGTTAAACTCAAAATCGAGTTATCATCCGACTAATATATTCAACTCGGTGCGCAGCTACTCAGTCGAGTTACCGGTCAAATTAGTCGAATTTTAGTCAATATATTCTTAACAGTtgactattaaacaaataatcacatataaattataatatataaaaaattcattagaTATCGATAAACTCTATCATAAGGTAACAACAGAGTATTTAACAATCTATCGACCTGTCAGATATCTACTCATTATAATAAAAGCATGGATTTTGgtgatattaaatatatatggataataattatatgtttacaattattataaaatgaatgggTTGGTGAAGGATTACTCTGTTAGTATTAACCCGATATGAATTGAATTATGATTTGAATTAGAAATTTCGAAATTGGAGTCAGGTATTTCAGAATTAGATTTTGatttaactaaatttatagTACACATGATCATATTTTGTCTATTATGCGTATTCAAGATGTAGACTTGGGTATTATTTGAGAGCAGATGTTTGAGTATGTTAGACTTGATTATCATAATTTGAttaattgtattattgataCGATTTTGGTGGATTATTcgtgttatatattttttgtttttatgctatgcatcaaaatttgaatcttGTATTTGTTACCCCTAACACGACATATTGATAATCAATGTATCACTAACCAATAAttgattgataattaataaaacaagCTAATGAGTAAGATATACAAATATGTAGAGATTTACAAAAAAAGGAGGGGAGTAGAAAAGAGAGGGAGGGAAAGATAACAAGTATTAACAAGTACAGTATTATGTTTATCTTCACTATATGACCGTCTCATATAAGcatgttttatataatatgtCCATTAGTGTTCGATCTTatctctatttattttttaatgatcgtagcacatgaacatattaaatcaattttaattatcttgtcatttaatttgtttatatgaTTCACGTATATCGTGcttataatttttatcatttataaacaCGTTTAATTATGTTTTGATTGAATAACACATTGAAACCCTATAGTATAAACCTCTTTCATGCGTGAATTCGAGCTATATAGAAATTTGTCAATTATGTTGAATCAGTTATCAtggatattattaatttattacaaacaatatatctattttttatttttcgaaacttctaaaaatttaataaacttaacattttataaaaaaaactcaaaatttgaccattaatcaaaatatataatataaaaataatttataaatgacgggcccgtgccttgcacgggcttttACGCTAGTGGTAATAATAgttcaaacttaaaatttttttatgctTATATAGAATAAACgtatgtttgatttttttttaaatttgtcacCTCAGCCCGACGTAACGAACTTTACGAAAATTTAACAGAAGAACTTTGATAagagaaatttaaaaatttaattatatatctatttttatatatgagtCGGGACCTGGAAAGAAAATGCCAATACCCATTTAAATAACATATCTTAAGAATCAGGCCCATTTAGATTATAGTAATCCCTGATCCAAGCTTGCAGCTAAAATCATGCATATATTGGGAGCTAGTCTACAAGTAGTATCCCTATCTCCACCTCTCTCACAAGTCATATTCACTCCATTCTGTACAACCCTCATGACATACAAATATATAGACCATAGCTATCACTCTCCAACCTCTTCATTCTCCCAAGTGATTAAAAGGAACTATCAAGAATACACTCCAAAAGACCTCCCTCAGTTTTGCTTCTCTTCAATCCCCAGACTTGTCAATCTCCcctcttctttctttcttttgtaACCTTTTTCTGGCAACCCAAAAACAACACACACCAAAAACACACACTCATGAATATAAACGTTATTGTATCCATTTTCATTTTAACACTTCTGTTTCACCAGTCAGTTGCCGGTTTACTCGCAGAACCGGCCCAACCCATCAAACTGGGAGACTACCAATCACCCAACACAGTCCCTGCATTCCCGGTCCAAACCGAAGCCCAAACTTGCCGGCTCGACCTCTCCGCCGAGTTATTCGGCGGCGTCAACGCAGCATGCGGACGTAACCTTGACCGTAGCCGCTGCTGTCCAGTTCTAGCCGCGTGGCTCTTCGCAGCTCACGCTAGGTCGGCTCTACAAATAACAACAGCGGCTCCTGTTTCTTCGGACCTTCCCATGATGCCTGATGACTCACAGAAATGTGTTAATACGTTACAGTCCTCGTTACTGGACCGTAAAATTCACATTCCGCAGCCTAATAATTCGTGCGACGCCGTTTTGTGCTTCTGTGGCATTAGGCTTCATCAGATTAGCTCACTTACTTGTACGGCGGCGTTTAATATTTCTGGTACGAGCCGTAATGCCACTCCGACGGCTGCCGTTAAAAATTTGGAGCATAATTGCCGGAATTCTTCTTACGCCGGCTGTACAAAGTGTCTTGGTGCCTTGCAGAAGGTTAGCTTTTACAATTATCGActtcaatttttagttttatttttgaaaaatttcgaGTTAACATTTCAATTTTTCATGTACATACAGACTCGGTGGGGACAATGTACTTGTCAACTTGATAATCGAATAATCTCAATTGTgttgatttaattattaaaatattattaatatatatttgaaattgatCGTTGTAAAAATTTGTGATGTACAGCTAAAAGGTGATGGGAAAAACGGGACTTCACGGCACCACCCGGACGAGGACAGTGACGGTAACGGCGACAGAGCAAGAAAAATGTTAAACCGGGACTGCCAGCTCATGGGGCTGACGTGGCTACTCGCCAGGAACAAAACTGCGTACATTCCGACAGTCTCGGCCGTATTGCGCGCCATAATGTACAGTGCGCACCCACACGAGTCCAAGTGCAGCCCTGACCAGGAGAACATGCCCCTAGCCGTGGACTCGCTCCAGTTGGACAAGTCATACGCTTCTTCCTCTACGTCGTCGTTTCAGCATCCAATAATGTTACGTACTGTAGTTCCCGTTTTAGCCTTGTTGATTTTATCTTATCTCCTTGTCTAGAATCAGCTTTGGCCCGCTGGTTTACCAGGCTTTTTGAACGTAGCCCCCTTGGTCACTGCCATTTTAGTGTTGTCggggtttggttttggttcagGTTCACGTGAAGCTAAATGACAAGAGGGGAATAGCCTGGACTCTCCTGTGGAGCCAGAGGGGTCATTTTTGTCTTTCGCTCTACtgtatgtatattttattactCGATTAGACTTGTTTACATATGGAGTACTCGACAAGTCTTTACCTgcctttcctttcttctttttctcgATTTGTTTGGTTCACCTAAACCATTTTGCCTCTTTCTCATTTGGCCCTTTCAAGAGGTATGAATCCGATTTCAACCAAAAACGAATCTTTGTTTAATCAGATATCATTTCAAAATCGTTCTAATTGATCATTtacttaaaagatttttttccgAGTTGAAATATATATTCGGTTATAAATCGGGCCGAACTGTCACATGCATTTTTCGTAATTGAGATGTTTTGTTGAGAATTCAAAGACGAAGTCGAGTATAGATCAGGCCAAATGAATTCGGTTCGAAACTacgtttagagcatctccaaccatctaaaacccttggctaaaaagtgagttgacatacttaaaataaaaaaaattagccaacAGCTTCAAAacctcaactccaaccatgctcagctgttatctataaatttagccaacctcctgtggatggctaaatttgtcgaacctctacaggtctgtaagaaaatttgtaggaagattgtacatcatttattaccatattaaactgatatattctattttaacaatttaaaatattaataacatactatttttaaattatagccaactaatatagccaataccattgaagcaaaatgtcttacaggttcagcaaattttacataatgtcttacaggtccaatttagccaacgattatagccaacgccgttggagatgctcttagaaatCGGCCAGTAACTTTAATCAAAGAAAAGAAGGTAACAAATCTTCTTGACTTGGAAAAGATCAACAGGTAATGATGCATGTGGACATTTGATACTCCTAAAAAGATCGAATCTGTTCTGTTTCGTGTATACATACTTCCAAAAGATTTTGGGTAATCTCGAGGTACAAAGCAGTTCCCTTTCCCAGGACTGGAGTATGTTGGTCTTATAGCTTTGTATTTACTTGTATGATTACATATTACTCCTACCAGTAATCTCGTGTCGAGAATACTGTAATTTTTTAGTACTAATAAGAATCGAATACTGTAGTAAAACACCGTGATATATGGAGCACATGGTTAGGGAGGGAATCACGGTTGAATGTTTGTCATTACCTACCCTTGTGACCTTTTCAAATATCACATGTCTGCATCTGTCACTCATATTATACGGAGTATCACATTGTGTTCGATTAAACTGGGATTAGAAGATTTTAATTTCATTCAACTGTATTGAAAGCCTTTTCAGATAGgccttttctattttttattttttaagtatGGAGGATGATATAACTccaaatttgaagaaaaaaagggagtactaaaattaaaaaaaagtataagaTGACAGGTGTcatatgattattgattataatttaaataataataacgaATTCCTCGTATATAATTACCATAACTAAATACTAAGAAGTATGAGagccaaaataaattaaacttataaaatttagcGTATAGAGTGGGTTCATAAACACATTACTACAAAAATCACTAATACTTTCTAAAATGAGTGAGAAACGAAATAAACTTGTAGTAAATGATAAAGATAAATTCTGCATCTCGAGATTATAGGCGACGAGAAAAATGTTTATCTAATTCGCAAAGGCATTCTGGG
This genomic window contains:
- the LOC108224722 gene encoding uncharacterized GPI-anchored protein At4g28100, whose product is MNINVIVSIFILTLLFHQSVAGLLAEPAQPIKLGDYQSPNTVPAFPVQTEAQTCRLDLSAELFGGVNAACGRNLDRSRCCPVLAAWLFAAHARSALQITTAAPVSSDLPMMPDDSQKCVNTLQSSLLDRKIHIPQPNNSCDAVLCFCGIRLHQISSLTCTAAFNISGTSRNATPTAAVKNLEHNCRNSSYAGCTKCLGALQKLKGDGKNGTSRHHPDEDSDGNGDRARKMLNRDCQLMGLTWLLARNKTAYIPTVSAVLRAIMYSAHPHESKCSPDQENMPLAVDSLQLDKSYASSSTSSFQHPIMLRTVVPVLALLILSYLLV